The window AAACAGACGGCGTGGTCGTCGGCGACGAACTGCTGGCGCAACTCCTCTGCGCCGACGCCGGGTTCGTCGAGGTAGACCGACGCCTCGGTTCGTCCCTCGAGGCATTCGGCGTACCGGGCCGCCTCGCCGTAGTTCGGGAAGAACGCGAGGGTGTTTCCGGGAGTCATCCTGACGGCGTCGTGGATGCCGTCTGCCACCGCGGCCTGCACCTCCGGATCGTCCCGTGCTGAGGCGAAGAGAGCCGGCGTCTCGACGGCGTAGGTGCGCCGACGCTCCGGGGGGAACTGGAGCCCGTACGCCATCGTGACGCACTCCTCGAGACCGAGGACGTTCTCTGTGACCTCGAAGGGCTGGAGGGTCGCGCTCATCAGGACGGTGCCGGAAACCTCCTCGAACAGTTGGCCGGTGACGTGACGCGGGAGACAGCTGTAGAGTTCGGCGCGACCGTAGATTTCGTCGGTTCCGGAGTCCCGGCGGACGGAGACGACTGGATACAGCCCCTGATCGCCGCCCTCGTTCATCCAGGCGTTGACGAACGCGCCGGCCTGGAGGGTCTGACACTCCGTTCGCGTGGCCGTTTCGCCCTCACGGTAGGCCTCCTCGTACTCCTCGTCGAGTTGCTGGCCGAGTTGCATCGCCGCCTCGAGATCTGGACCGATTCCCTGCCCGGCGTAGCGCTGGAGGAACTCAAGGGTGAGGTCGTCCCGGCGATCTTCGTTGCTGATCGGGACGTCCTCCCAGTTCTCGCCGATCCGTTCGCGCTCGCCGAAGCCGAAGCTATCCTCGTAGGTCTCGACGAGAGCATCGCGGAACGCCTCGAACACGTTCGCGGCGTCGTCGGCCCGTGGATCGCTCGCTTCGGCCAGTTCGTCGAGCGCCGAGTCGAACGTCCGTTCCGAGCAGGCGCGGCTGGCGTGGTCGCGGGCGGCGTCCTCGACGTTGTGGGCCTCGTCGAAGACGGCGATGACGTCCTCGGGGTCGCGACCCAACCAGCGGAAGAACTGCTCGCGGATCATCGGATCGAGCAGATGGTGGTAGTTACAGACGACCAGGTCGACGCCCTCGAGTCCCTCCTTCAGGAGTTCGTAGCCACAGAGTTCCCGCTGGTCGGCGTACTCGTAAATCTCGTCGGGGGTGCGGACGTCCTCGAACAGCCACTCGAAGAAGTCGTCGGTGGCCTCGGTATCGAGCAGGTTGTTTCGATAGTGATCACAGACGTTCGCCTCCTCGAGGTCGTCGATCCGTTCCTCGAGGCTCTCGAGTTCGTCCATGACGGCGCTGCGGGCGTCGGCGGCGGCGGCGCTGCCGCCCTGGCTCGCCTCGAGCAACTCGCGCTGGCGGCGCTCGAGCTGGGCGTAGTCGGATTCTGTGTCGACGAGCGCGCGGGTGTTGTCCCGCAACGCCTGACACTCCTCGTAGCCGACGTCGATGTGGCACATCGATGCCTTCCCCTTGAAGACGACTGCACGGATGGACTCCTCGCGGGTGATCGCTCGGGCTTCGGCGATGAACTGGCGCATCTGCTGGTGGACGTTCGTCGTGATGACCACCGTCTTCCCCTGCTCGCGGGCGACCTCGAGGGCGGGGACGAGCGCCGAGAGGGTCTTTCCGGTGCCACAGGCCCCCTCGAAGAGCACGTTCTGCCCGCGAACGAGGGTGTTGTAGATACGATCCATCGCCTCGCGTTGGTTTGCGTACGGCTCTTCGTAGGGGAAAAACCGCAGGTACTCGCCCACGTCTGACACGCTGGGTGGTTGGGTGCCCATCGGATAAAAGGTCTCTGCTGAAAGTCTCCTTATCTGATATTTGGTGGGGTCGCCACGCGAGCAGGCGCGAGTACTCGGGGGGAGCTTTTTTCGTCCCACTCTCCGTCTCGACAGTCGTGCGTCTGGTTCAGATCACCATCCCAACGGGAAAACGCGATACGGTTCGTCGGTTGCTCGAGGACGAGGGACTCGAGTACACCATGACAGACGAAACGAGTCGGCGTGAGTTCGAAGCCGTTGCGTACGTCCCGCTTCCGCAGCCGGCCGTCGAACCGGTGATGGACAAACTCCGGGCGCTCGGTATGTCTGACGACGCTATTACCGTCGTCGTCGAGGCCAGCACGGTCGTCTCAGAGCGGTTCGAGGAACTCGCCGAGCGCTACGCCGAGGAGAACGACGAGGATCGAATCGGCCGCGAGGAGTTGCGATCGAGCGCGGCCGATCTGATGCCGACGACGCGAAACTATCTCATCCTGACCATCGTGAGTGCCGTCGTCGCGACGGCCGGGCTGTTGCTCAATTCGGCCGCCGTCGTCGTCGGTTCGATGGTGATCGCGCCGCTGGTCGGCCCAGCGCTGTCCGCCAGCGTCGGCACCGTTATCGACGACCACGGCCTGCGGGTTCGGGGTGTGACGTTACAGGCGCTCGGAATCGGCTGTGCGATCGCCAGCGCCGCCATCTTCGCCGGCTTCGTCCAGATGGCGAATCTCGTCCCTCCAGGGATCGAGATACTCGATATCGATCAGATTCGCGAACGCCTCGCGCCGGACTTTCTGGCGCTCGCCATCGCTCTCGGGGCCGGGGTCGCCGGAGCCGTGAGTCTCTCGACGGGCGTCTCGGCGGCGATCGTCGGCGTCATGATCGCCGTTGCCCTGATCCCACCTGCCGCAGTCGTCGGGATCGCTCTCGCCTGGGGCGATACGACGCTCGCCCTCGGCTCAGGCGTGTTCGTTCTCGTCAACGTCCTCTCGATCAACATGGCAGCGCTCGCAGTACTCTGGTACCAGGGCTACCGACCGGAGACCTGGTTCCGCACTTCCACCGCTCGCGTGGAGACGTTGACCCGAATCGGCGTGCTCGCCGTCGTCATCCTCGTTCTCTCGGTGTTTCTTGCCGGCGTTACCTTCGCGAGTTACGAAGGTGCCCTCGCCGAAGAGGAGATCCGCGGTGAAGCCGCAGCAGTCATCGACGAACACCAGGGACTCGTCCTGATGGACGTGACCGTCGAACAGAGCGACCATCCACTCCGTGGCACGCCGGAAACCGTCGTCCTCACGGTAGGCAAGGCTGAATCAGTCGATTCGCCGCCGATTGCACACGAACTGCAGGAACGACTCGAGTCGGAGCCACGGGTGGAGGTGCACTTCGTCGAGGTGCAGGTCAGAGAATGAGCGGTTGAGAGACGACACGCGGAAGCGAGTCGGTGTTCAACCGCCCGCGTTCGAGGGGTGAACCGGAATTCCAACCTCGTGGGAACGAGCGACGGCCCCTACCCCCTTGGGCCCGAACGTGTTCATATGAACTCGACCGACCGACTCTCTCGCCGACGAACGTTGCAACTGACTGGACTCGCCGGAACGGCGCTGCTCGCAGGCTGTCAGGCACCGGTTCAACAGACCGAACCCGAGGCTGACGACGCAGAGGGCGACGAACCAGTGGGATGGGAGAACGTCGAGGAGATCGTTCTCGAGGGACACTTCGACCACTGGATCGGCGTCGAACCGCCGGAGATCGCCGACGAGGAGAACCCCACGTTGGTGCTGTACGCCGGTCGCGAGTACGAACTGACCTGGGAGAACGGCGACGGTGACTTCCACAATCTCGTAATTTGGGACGAGGACGATAACGCCCTCGAGGAGACCGACTACACGGACGAGGAGGGTGCGACTGAGACGCTGACGTTCGAAGCCAGTGAGGAGATGGTTCGGTTCGTCTGTGCACCACACGTGCCGACGATGGACGGAGCTATCGAGGTTCGAACCGAGTAACAGCGGTCGTGAAATGAGGCAGGTGCTACACTCGAGCGCCAGCCTTGGCGTTACTCGTTGTCGTCGGTCTCCGGAACGGACAGCGCCACATCGGCCGGTGCATCGTGTGCACTCGAGGCCCGAACCCGGACGGTCGCATACTCGAGGGCTTCCTCGAACGTCTCCGGGCCGTCGTACCGAGCGCCAAAGAGCGACATGAATCGCTGGGCGAGTTCGTTCGCCCGCTCGAACCGCAACACCGACCGGATCGTCTCGTGTTCGACGAAATCGAGTCCCGGGTAGGCCGTCGTCGTGATCGCGTACCCTGGTTGGTCGCCGCAGTCGATCGAGGCGGGTGCGACCCTGAGGCGCAGGTCTCCGGCATCGTGACGGTAGGTCACGTACGCCATCTCCCGGTCGCGGTCGGCGGGCGTGTACTGGCGGGCGTGTTCGATCGTCCAGTCGGTGGCCACGTCCTCGTAAGCCATCGGAGGCGTTTCTTCGTGTTTCGTCTGGGGCACGTCCTCGCCGATCATCACTCACGTGTAACTCGCCGAAGACGACGTTCGTACCGACTCGAGCAATATTCACGACGGATTCCATCAATTTTGATCTAACGTTGGGTTCTTGCTCCCTCTTCCCTCATATGTCCGCACATTCGTACACTCGTGTTCTGCTCTGGTGGGTTGTGCCTGGTGAGACGATCCACTATCCCGTGTTGTGTGGGTGCTGTCGTTTCCTCGGCGTGTCGCGTTAGGGGCCATACCCGGTCATTTGGCTGGGAGCGAATCGACCGGTTTTCTGTTGCTTTCTTCGACCGTAGTTGTTCGCTGTGAAACGATTCCAGGTGCGTATTTCGTCACCGAAACGATGCTACAGACTGCGTAGTAAACTGATATGAATCCGTTCAATCGGCCGTATGAATCGATCAAGTCGACGCCGATTCCTGCACCGAACTGGGCTGACGATCGCCGCCGGCAGCGTCCTGGCTGCGTCTGGCGGTGGAGCAACCGCGGTCGCATCGTCGGCGAGGGCGGATAGCCACGACTGGCCCTCACTCGGCGGGAACCCGGGCAACAATCCCCTGGTTCCAACCGACCCACACCCGGGTGAGACGGCCGACGTCGCCTGGTCGTACGAGCACGGAGAACCGGGTGGATATTCGACGGATACGGGTGCACTCGCGGTCGCCGGCGGAACGGTGTTACTCACGACCGAAGACGGCGAGGTTCACGCGGTCGATACCGCCGACGGCTCCCTCGAGTGGCGCACCGATCCCATCGGCGCGACGGGAACGCCGGCGGTGATCGGCGACTTCGTTTACGTGGGCGGCGAACGCTTGTCGAAGATCGACGCCGACACCGGCCAGATCTGTTGCCAGACCCGCCTGGGATACGACGAGGAGATTCCGTCGCCGACGGTCGCTGACGGCATCGTATTCGTCGTCGGCGACGGGGTTCTCTACGCCATCGAGGCCAGCGAGAACGCGGAACGGTGGCGCTTCGATCCGCCCGGTGACCCGCTGTACGAACAGCCGGTCGCCGTCGGCGACGGCGCGGTGATCGCCACCAGCGAATCCCGTGCGTTCGCCCTCGAACTCGAGGACGGCACCGAGCGCTGGGTCGACGACGCGTCGGTAGGAGAGAGCGACGATGTCGTGTTCGCGGGGACGAACGACCGGCAGACCGTCTTCCCCGTCGCAACTGACGACTTGGTCGCGATCGGCAGCGTAGACCGGGAGCAATCCGGCATGTGGCCCATCGGTTACACGACGCTCTATGACCTCGAAACCGGCGAGAAGCGCGTCGTCGGTGAGTCGCCGTCGTGGGATTCCGGGGCGATCACCGACGAACGATTCTACGGACTCGATTCCCACAATCTCCGGGGATACGATCAGGGAACTGGAGAGGAGACATGGTCGACCGAGGTCAGCACCTACCACGTATCGTCGGTCGTCGTCACCGAGGAGACCGTGTATGCGGGGCTGCTGATCGACGGTGAGGCCTACGCACCCGAGGATCAGCCCGAGCCGGAGGTCGGTGTCTACGCGTTCGACGCCGAGACGGGCGACGTCGAGTGGACTGTCTCCACAGATGGCGTCCCGGCGCTCGCGCTCGTGGACGGAACGCTCTATGCGGCCAGCACCAGGGACGTGGTCGCGATTCGAGACGAATCAGAAACCGACGCCGGCGGCGACGATTCTGATGATGCTGACGACACTGATGACGAGCACGAAAGTGATGAGCACTCGAGTGACGACACCGACACCGACTCCGACTCCGACTCCAACGACGCCGACGGCGATGACGATACAGACACTGGAACCGACGACGCGACGGACGACGATCAAACGACTACCTCGACGGACGACCCCGCGAGCGAAGGAACGGCGTCGGCCGGCGAAGAAACCGACGACCCGACGCCCGGATTCACGACGGGGGCCGGCATCGCCGGCGGGGCTCTCACCCTCGAGTGGCTCCGACGTCGGGTTAGCGGTGACGAACCCGAGTAAGTCGCTACAAGGCGGTAGACTGGCACCATGACATCCTCCTCGCCGTGAACGGCGAGGTTTCCTCGCGCTGGGGGTATCGCTTACCGACCCACGGAGGCAACTTGCGGGTTCGTATGCTCCTCGTTGAGAACTGAGCGTGGTGACTCTGACCAATCATCGTCGTCCCACTTGAGGCATACAGGCCGTGCCATCGACCGTGTTACCGTCGTCTGCCGTTGACGAGACGCTCCGCGTCTCGTTCGCCAACCAGAACTCGGAGAGTTCTGGTGACGTCTCAAGAACGATTCACTTGCCACGAGGTCGGCGTGCCCCTCGAAACTACACGAACACGTCAGCGTATCCTGATGCCGAATTGTGTCCTCTGTCGAACCACAGTTCGGACACGTCTGACTCGTCCACGCTTCCGACCGAACTTCTACCGACATGCCGTATTCTTCGGCGGTACACGCCAGTCGGTTCAAGAACGCTCTGAACGCCCAGAAGTTGTGTGTCTTCACGTTCGCCTCCACCGACCAGTGAGTTTCCAACACATCGGTCAAATCGCCAACGTACACCATTGAAACGCCTTCTTCGTACAGGCGTTCGATGAGGTTCCGAGCAAGCGCGTCCCGTGCGTGGTCACACCGCTTTGTACGTCGGTCGTACAGGCGTCGGATACGGTGACTACTGTATCGACTGTCCTTCAACAGTGATTGGAGGCGGGCGATTTCTCGCGTGGCTTCGCGGAATCTGTCGAACAGGTCACGTCCTTCGTACAGGTATTGCTTGCCGGTCGTTGTTGTGCAGGCAACGATGTTGTTCGCACCGATGTCCAGAGCGGCTTCTTCCGAAGCCAGTGGTTGTGCCAGTCGAGAATGATTTTCGCTGATTGTGACTGGCTGAAAGGCCCTGAACGTCTGTGCTTGCTCGTCGTAGAACAACTCTAAAGGGCGGGGACTCTCTCCTTGATTCAGGTAGCTGAACGTCCGTTGCAATTTTTCGTGGGTGAAAACGGACGCCTCGAACGCTCTCGAACACTCCCTCGACGGCTCAGTGGTCGGCTCGTGGGTACTCCGCTGTGAACACGTCTTCCACGAGTGGCTCGCCCGTCCCTTCGACCGCCGTCTCGCCAGCTTCGACGCTCGAGTCCTCGCCGGCCGGACTCACGCTCCCCGTCCGGTAGCCGTGGAGGTCGAGCGTGACGTGGTCGAATCCGAGGTCTGTCAGGGGGTCACGGATCGACTCGACGAACGACGGATCGAGGGCTGCCTCGAGTTCTTCCGGGGCGATTTCTATGCGGGCGAGGCCGTCGTGGTCGCGCACGCGGAACTGTTCGAAGCCCCACTGGTGGACGAGCGCCTCGGCGCGTTCGATCCGGCTGAGGCGATCCTCAGTCACGGCCAGCCCCGTCGGGATGCGTGAGGAGAGACACGCCATCGATGGCTTGTCCGCGACCGAGAGACCGTACTGGTCGGCGACCTCGCGCACCTCGTCCTTCGAGAAGTCGTGGGTGAGCAGCGGGGAGTGCACCTCGAGTTCCTCGACGGCGCGGAGTCCCGGTCGGTGGCCCGCAACCGGATCGTCTGCGTTCGTCCCGTCACAGACCGTCTCGATACCGAGCTCGCGAGCGCGCTCGAGCATCTTCCCGAGTCGCATCGTCCGGCAGTGATAACAGCGCTCGTCGTCGTTCGCGATGAAGGCGTCGCTGTCGAGTTCGGAGAATTCGACGATCTCGTGACGGATACCGATCTCCTCGGCGACGCGTCTGGCGTCCTCGAGTTCGGCCGCCGGGAGGGTCTCGCTCTTTGCCGTACACGCCACGGCGTTCTCGCCGAGGGCGTCGTGGGCGAGGGCGGCTACCGTACTCGAGTCGACGCCGCCGGAGAAGGCGACGAGGACGCCGTCGTGTGTTGCGAGGTCGGCGAGGGCGGCCTCGCGTTTGTCCTCGATGGTTGTCATACCCTTCGTTTGGTTCGAACGGCAAAAAGCGCGTTGTAACTGGCTTCTTCCCATTGGCTGCCCGACGTCGGTACAAACAGTTGTCGACTGCGCGACGAACAGCCTACATCAGTCGTCACGAACACTTGTCGACCGCCGTCACGAACACGTGTCGATCGCCGTCTCGAGCACGTCGAGATCGCTATCGAGCCTGACCCGCATGACGTCGCCGCCGACGGGCATCCGTACCTCGAGCCGATACGGATCGCGGCCGACGATTCTGGTGTACTCGTCGCTGACACACCACGGCAGCGTCCAGTATGGTCGCTCGTCGAGGCTGACGCCGCGCTCACGGTGAAAACTGACGACCTCGGAGTGATCGAGCAGGCGCAAACCGGCGGCTGAGCAGAGGGTGTGCCCACACTGGACGCACTCGTGGTCGACGCGGACGTCGACGCCGAGACAGCACCCTTCCTCGCCCTCCTCGACGATGTGCGTCTCCATCCGGCCGCTACACTCCGGACAGACGCCGTCGGCGGCGAGGCAGTGGAGGTGGCGAACCCGATTGTCGAACGCCTCGGTCACCTCCTCGTGCGTCCGGTCGTTCAGTCCACCAGGCGGGAACGAGTACTCGCCGTGACGTTGCCCGCAGTCGGTGCACTCGATGGCCAGTCGTTCGTCCGAGTAGACGCCCTGGAGCGGGCCGCCGCAGGTGACACAGCCGCCCTGGACGGGAAACGGATCGAGGCGGGGATGCTCGTTGAACGAGCCGGCGATCACGGCGTGGACGACCTTCTCGCCGGCGTGTTTGAAGTCGTACCCGCCGTCGACCTGGTCGATGAAATGACCCGAGAGCTTCTGGAGGTGGTAGTTGAACTGCGCCGAATCACGCATCTCGACGGCTCGACGCAGTTCGGAGAACGAAACCGGCCGCTCCTCGGCAGCCCACAGCGCCTCGAGAATCGAGAGTCGCGTCTCGTTGCTAATCAGCGCGAACGCCTCCGCCGGGTCGAGGCAGTCGGTACACTCGAGGATAGTCGACTCGCTCGAGGTGTCGGGGTGGCTCATACGTGATGCTCAATTGGCATCGACTAAAGCGTTCGCTGAAGCTCGTTTTTGTAAAATGTGTGATGGGTCTGGATAGCAAGCGAGCCAGACGATTTATCGCTGGTTGTCACTTATCAATCCGCGTGAATCGATTCGGGACTCGAGCGAGCGTCTTCGCGCTTGTCTGCGTCGTCGTGATGCTCACGGTAGTCGGCGGCGGGGTCGACACCGGTGCCGTTGTCGGTGACGAGCATGGGAGTAACGACGACCGGATACCCGCCAGCGGTGTCGACCATCGAGACGGCCAGGCCTGGTCAGCCCACTCGAGTCACGTTCTCACTCACTCCGACCACGACGAGGCACCTGACCCAGCGGACGGCGAGGTGGCCGACGACGGCGAACTCGAGACCGCGTACTTCCTGATCAGGTACCACGCGGACTACGCGGACGAGGCGGAAACGATCGCCGCCGTCGCCGACGACCACTACGTCGTCCTCCACCAGAAGTTCGGACTCGAGTTGCCCGAGCACCGGACGCAACTCATCGTCGGCCCTCGCGAGAATCAGCCCTGTGACGCCGTCGGCTGTGTCGACCCGCTCAACCGGGTATGGGTGTCGACGGACTCAAGGTCGCTGCTTCACCACGAACTGGTGCACACGATCCAGTTGCGCGAACACTGGTCACCGTTGAACCAGCTTTCCGACCCCGACCCGGGCGAGGGCATGTTCATCGAGGGTACCGCGAAGTACCTCGACGCCTCGGCTGCCCAGATCGAGCGCTCGGCCAGGTTTGATCCCGACGCGATCGACTTGACGTCGTATCCGGAGGGCAGCACCGAGTACGCCGAGCGGGCGCTGTTCGTCGAGTTCGTGATCGAGACCTACGGCCGCGAGGCGTTCGACGCGCTCTATCTCGAGGGCTCCGTCGCGGGGCTCGAAGCGGCGACGGGGGCGTCCTTCGCCGACCTTCGCGCAGACTTCGACGTCCACCTCGATGCCCAACAACAACGCCTGCGCGACGGCGGCGCACCGCTGCCGGCGTTCACCTACGACCCGATCGAACCCGAACCCGAGCAGGAGGTTACCCTCGACGCCCGGACGCCCGACGCAGTCGCCGCCATCGGCCGGACGTGGTACCCTACGGAGCCGGACGCGTTCGCCTGGGATCTCACCGGCGACGGCGAGGTCGACGCGACCGGGCCTACGGCGACGCTCGAGGTGCCGACGACCGGCGAGTGGCCAGCCGAGGTAACGCTCCTGGTCGAAATCGACGGGGAAACCCACGCGGCGACCCAGCGGATCGTCCTCTCTGGCGAGCCGTCGATCGGGGTCGCGGACGCGGCCGTTCCCGATCGCCTCGAGCCCGAGGAGACGGTGTCGGCGACGGTAACCGTCGTAAACGACGATCCCAGACCGACGAGTGACACGCTCGAACTCGTTGTGGGTGACGAACGGGTCGCCTCCACTACCGTGGAGCTGGCACCCGGCGAGGAGCGGACGGTCGAGCTCGAGGGCACCGTCTCCGGCCTCGAGGCGGGCACCTACAGCCTCCGGATCACCGGGTCGGACGAAGATGCCGGTCTCGAGGGGTCGATCGTCCTCGAGGATGGCGGCGATTCCGCGGCCGATACTGACGCGGACGTGGACGGTGACCTCGGTGACGAGGACGGTTCGGGCGTGGCCGACTCGATTCCGGGATTCGGCGTCCTCATGGTGCTGAGTGCGCTCGCCAGCGTCGCTCTCGCGCATCGAGTGTTGGGTTGGTCGCTCGAGGGACGCGGCCGCTCGGCGGGAGCGGACGATTGACCTCGTGTCGCCGAGTGTGCTGTTGATAGGTCTGTGCCACACGGTAGGGCGGTGATCTGCCTCAAACTTCAGATATTGTAGTATTGCGTCGGATATGGCTTCAAAAACTGTAGTAAAATCTCGAGCCACCCGACAACGGGCGTCGTCACGGGTGAGAACTCGAGACCTGGTTGCGGTTCGGCACCCGGTCGCGGTTCGCACCGACGCACTAACCGTGCGCTCGCGTCTCGAACCCTGTGCAGCGCTCACACACGGTGTCGGCCCACACCTGCAGAACAGTAGGTTTATCAATCGCAGAGCGGAACCCCTAGTACAATTACTCACCGTCTTATGGCAGGAAATGGACAACCGGAGGTGAACATCGGACTCGTCGGCCACGTCGATCACGGCAAGACGACGCTGGTGCAGGCCCTGAGCGGCTCGTGGACTGACCAGCACTCAGAGGAGATGAAACGCGGTATCTCCATCAGGCTCGGCTACGCGGACGCGACGTTCCGTCGCTGTCCCGGGGTCGACGAACCCGAGTGTTTCACCGTCGAAGAGGAGTGTCCGGACGGCTCAGAGAGCGAGCCCGTCCGAACCGTGTCGTTCGTCGACGCCCCGGGTCACGAGACCCTGATGGCGACGATGCTCTCGGGAGCATCGCTGATGGACGGAGCCGTGCTGGTCGTTTCAGCATCCGAGCCCGTCCCGCAGCCACAGACTGAAGAACACCTGATGGCGCTCGATATCATCGGTATCGAGAACATCGTTATCGCCCAGAACAAAGTCGACCTGGTCGACGCCGACCGGGCCCGCGAGAACTATCAGCAGATCACGGAGTTCGTCGAGGGCACCGTCGCCGAGGACGCACCCATCGTCCCCATCTCCGCCGGCCAGGAGGTCAACATCGACTACCTGATCGGCGCGATCGAATCGGAGATCCCGACGCCGGATCGCAATCCCGACGACGATCCCCGGATGCACGTCGCCCGCAGTTTCGACATCAACAAGCCGGGGACGACCCACGACAACCTCGCCGGGGGCGTCCTCGGCGGCAGCCTCGTCAAAGGCGAACTCGCCGCCGACGACGAAATCGAGATCCGTCCGGGTCGCCAGGTCGAAGAGGGTGGCCAGACGGAGTACGTGCCGATCCAGACGTCGGTTCGATCGCTCCAGGCGGGGAGCCAGTCCGTCGATACCGCCACGCCCGGCGGACTGCTCGGGGTCGGCACCGGCCTCGATCCCTCGTTGACGAAGGGTGACGCCCTCGCCGGCCGCATCGCCGGCCCGCCGGGGACGCTCCCGCCGACGTGGGAGCAGTTCACCATGGACGTCGACTTGCTCGAGCGCGTCGTCGGCTCCGACGAGAGCGAGACCATCGACGACATCAGCACGGGCGAGCCGCTGATGATGACCGTCGGCACCTCGACGACCGTCGGTGCGGTCACCAGTGCTCGAGAGGGCGAGTGCGAGGTGTCGCTGCAGCGGCCGGTGTGTGCCGAACCCGGCGCGAAGATCGCCATCAACCGTCGAATCGGGGCTCGCTGGCGACTGATCGGCCTCGGTACGCTGCAGGAATAAGGGAGGACATCGATGACCACGCAGGTTGCACTCGATACGAGCGCGCTGATGATGCCGGTGGAACTCGACGTCCGCCTGTTCGACGAACTCGATCGGGTAGCTGGGTCGTACGAGCCGACGACGCCCCAGCCCGTCCTCGAGGAACTGCGTCGCCTCTCGGAGAAGGGCGGCGAGGAGGGAACGGCGGCGAACGTCGGCCACGACCTCGCAACCGAGCGCTGTCTCGTGGTGGACACGGAAGCATCGTACGCGGACGACGCGCTGGTCGAACTCGCCCGGGAGGGCGTCGTCGACTACGTCGTCACGAACGACCTCGCGCTACGCGACCGGGTGCTCGAGACGAACATACCGGTAATTGCATTACGCGGGAGAAACAAGTTGGCAATCACTCAACCATAGATGTACAAACGGGTCAAACTAAAGGATACGGTAGAAGTGCCCCCCGAGGAACTCGGCGACGTCTCGCCAGACCTCGTGAAGCGACTGCTCCAGGACAAACTCGAAGGCCGGATGGACGAGGAGGTCGGCAGCGTCGTCTCCATCACCACTGTTCACGACATCGGTGAGGGAACGGTGTTGCCGAACCGCCCCGGCGTCTACTACGAGGCGGAGTTCAATGCGGTGACGTTCGATCCGCAGATGCAGGAAGTCGTCGACGGAACGATCGTCGAGGTCGTCGAGTTCGGTGCCTTCGTTGGCATCGGCCCCGTCGACGGCCTGCTCCACGTCTCCCAGATCTCCGACGAGTATCTGGCGTTCGATCGGGAGAACCAGCGACTGGCCTCGAGTGAGTCCGACCGCGCGATCGGCGTCGAAGACGCCGTCCGGGCGCGCATCGTGACGAAAAGTATCGACGAACGCAACCCGCGCGATTCGAAGATCGGTCTGACGGCCAAACAGCCCGGACTGGGCAAACACGGCTGGCTGGCCGAGGAGTTCGAAAAGCGCGAAGAAGCCACCGCAGGTGAGTGACCATGGCATCGAATCGACTCGTCTGCCGGGAGTGTCACCTCGTTAACCCGGCAGATGCCGAAACCTGTAACTCCTGTGCGTCGTCGTCGCTCACCGAAGACTGGGCGGGCTACGTCGTC of the Natronosalvus vescus genome contains:
- a CDS encoding translation initiation factor IF-2 subunit gamma; the protein is MAGNGQPEVNIGLVGHVDHGKTTLVQALSGSWTDQHSEEMKRGISIRLGYADATFRRCPGVDEPECFTVEEECPDGSESEPVRTVSFVDAPGHETLMATMLSGASLMDGAVLVVSASEPVPQPQTEEHLMALDIIGIENIVIAQNKVDLVDADRARENYQQITEFVEGTVAEDAPIVPISAGQEVNIDYLIGAIESEIPTPDRNPDDDPRMHVARSFDINKPGTTHDNLAGGVLGGSLVKGELAADDEIEIRPGRQVEEGGQTEYVPIQTSVRSLQAGSQSVDTATPGGLLGVGTGLDPSLTKGDALAGRIAGPPGTLPPTWEQFTMDVDLLERVVGSDESETIDDISTGEPLMMTVGTSTTVGAVTSAREGECEVSLQRPVCAEPGAKIAINRRIGARWRLIGLGTLQE
- a CDS encoding winged helix-turn-helix domain-containing protein encodes the protein MSHPDTSSESTILECTDCLDPAEAFALISNETRLSILEALWAAEERPVSFSELRRAVEMRDSAQFNYHLQKLSGHFIDQVDGGYDFKHAGEKVVHAVIAGSFNEHPRLDPFPVQGGCVTCGGPLQGVYSDERLAIECTDCGQRHGEYSFPPGGLNDRTHEEVTEAFDNRVRHLHCLAADGVCPECSGRMETHIVEEGEEGCCLGVDVRVDHECVQCGHTLCSAAGLRLLDHSEVVSFHRERGVSLDERPYWTLPWCVSDEYTRIVGRDPYRLEVRMPVGGDVMRVRLDSDLDVLETAIDTCS
- the spt4 gene encoding transcription elongation factor subunit Spt4; amino-acid sequence: MASNRLVCRECHLVNPADAETCNSCASSSLTEDWAGYVVIAHPEESEIATEMQVTEPGAYALKVR
- a CDS encoding PIN domain-containing protein, with protein sequence MTTQVALDTSALMMPVELDVRLFDELDRVAGSYEPTTPQPVLEELRRLSEKGGEEGTAANVGHDLATERCLVVDTEASYADDALVELAREGVVDYVVTNDLALRDRVLETNIPVIALRGRNKLAITQP
- a CDS encoding DNA-directed RNA polymerase, whose amino-acid sequence is MYKRVKLKDTVEVPPEELGDVSPDLVKRLLQDKLEGRMDEEVGSVVSITTVHDIGEGTVLPNRPGVYYEAEFNAVTFDPQMQEVVDGTIVEVVEFGAFVGIGPVDGLLHVSQISDEYLAFDRENQRLASSESDRAIGVEDAVRARIVTKSIDERNPRDSKIGLTAKQPGLGKHGWLAEEFEKREEATAGE